The following coding sequences lie in one Aspergillus puulaauensis MK2 DNA, chromosome 3, nearly complete sequence genomic window:
- a CDS encoding uncharacterized protein (COG:I;~EggNog:ENOG410Q228;~InterPro:IPR037143,IPR016035,IPR009081,IPR041550, IPR004568,IPR036291,IPR018201,IPR026025,IPR016039, IPR014030,IPR014031,IPR040899,IPR008278,IPR020841;~PFAM:PF18325,PF01648,PF00109,PF02801,PF18314;~antiSMASH:Cluster_3.11;~go_component: GO:0005835 - fatty acid synthase complex [Evidence IEA];~go_function: GO:0000287 - magnesium ion binding [Evidence IEA];~go_function: GO:0004312 - fatty acid synthase activity [Evidence IEA];~go_function: GO:0004315 - 3-oxoacyl-[acyl-carrier-protein] synthase activity [Evidence IEA];~go_function: GO:0004316 - 3-oxoacyl-[acyl-carrier-protein] reductase (NADPH) activity [Evidence IEA];~go_function: GO:0008897 - holo-[acyl-carrier-protein] synthase activity [Evidence IEA];~go_function: GO:0016746 - transferase activity, transferring acyl groups [Evidence IEA];~go_process: GO:0006633 - fatty acid biosynthetic process [Evidence IEA];~go_process: GO:0042759 - long-chain fatty acid biosynthetic process [Evidence IEA]) codes for MAFYPPVKATSSQSEYEPKEKELALKIFIEILSYQLASPVRWVETQQQLLQNETCIQRFIEIGPRTTLSTMAKRSANIHSNSHPSARLSNPEFLSYHGNRSEVLYQYKSTQASESRSQCPANCIIENSTTPSAPRHPPSSSNGPLLSAVPTADLSLQASHVILSIIAQKLRRRFDQVPVEKTIRDLSNGKSTLQNELTGDLVAEFGRVPEGIEDKSLSALGDSLQAQFSGVPGKTMSLLISRLVSSKMPVGFNQRTIQEYLNSRWGLTKSHVSIPLCFSTTMEPVSRLGSADEARNFLDDLVNKYATYQGISLVPSNLTPDSHDSHGPAVVDIAGLNNLSKRHLKLYREQFDSLAKYLDIEPFASQQATAYSTARTSSLEATVDLLKAEFDDNFIEGVQPIFNIKQLRQYDSWWNWSREELVRLLNEIHQDPSSAHHPGVKIRIQDLMNKWEPSCSGIVLAHLNGLQSRLSGPFNKIRLVLEQLIALGNQALSTDPLFVHNIPPMGPQTIITENGRLAYREHPRSIGHYPEAVASGPTCDGDHAVAPFIHIKTRSDGGDWKYNSRTTSLYHSVLDVGATTGFTFANKTALVTGAGPTSIAANIIQGLLRGGARIIVTTSRSISQSAVFYQQMYRQYGAKGSSLVVLPLNQASKQDCERLVQHIYGADSPTDGDLDYVLPFAAIPQSGEPDGLGGQQELALRAMLVNILRIIGSIRREKERRRIENRPTMVILPMSCNEGTFGSDGLYSESKIGLKALFNRFFSEGWSKYLTVCGAVIGWTRGTAIMQSSNVVAEEVEKLGVMTFTQAEMAFNILALMTPALSSLAEDAPIYADLTGGLGSMWNVKSHISAARKEISHKHLLQKAIAEENAREKAMMSNASETKPEQGLPTNTRRARLSIPFPPLCDLGRGYPSLEGMIDLSRVTVVVGYSELGPWGSARTRWEIEHQGEFSLEGYIEMAWIMGLIKHVDGEVKGEPYVGWVDAATGSPMPDDQVPRKYHQHIMAHAGLRVIKPTEHDSYDPSRKEFLHEIAVEEALAPFEASKSTAEALKLRHGDNVTLLPIADSDNYQVCIKKGAILMVPKAIPFDQVVAGRIPDGWDPARYGIPEDIVQQVDTTTLYALCCVSDAFLSAGIKDPYEIYKHIHVSELANCLGSGGGPMKVIQTMYRDRFLDRQMRGDIILEHFMNSMGAWVNMLLLSAAGPLKTPVGACATAIESLDIGCEAIQSGKCKIAVVGGCDDYGEELAFEFANIKATANSTEELAKGRRPADISRPTASSRSGFAESSGCGVQILMSAALAIEMGLPIYGIVAYTHMASDQTGRSIPAPGKGILTAARETSQARQSPLLDLKFRRAAFDTEISDVFRTTNAQWDLAGLNVNNTIKGRIRDTQNRWGNNIRQSEPGMSPIRASLATWGLTIDDINIVSMHGTSTKANEVNEGDVINTQMEHLGRRKGSPLLSVCQKSLTGHPKAGAGAWQLNGCLQILQDNIVPGNRNADNIDSQLRQFEHLLYPVQSMKVAEVRATLLTSFGFGQKGAMSIIVSPKYLFAALPASEYQSYRAQVTKRQRSAIPTFVSRIIKNSVVQVKSHPPWHDPEAMRDFFLDPTGRVVDGQISHKPETPYMAENAAGASTSVSDTLQEMLEATNRSSSSPATSVGVDIEDISNVNIENTQFIDRNFTQAEREYCSQSANPQASFAGRWSAKEAVFKSLQTASAGAGAPMNEIEILNEQGIPKVVLHGHAQEVADSNGITNIEVTISHGDNTAIAVALASKKNYSTE; via the exons ATGGCTTTTTACCCTCCTGTGAAGGCCACCTCCTCCCAAAGCGAATATGAaccaaaagaaaaggaattGGCCTTAAAGATTTTCATCGAAATTCTGTC ATATCAACTGGCGTCCCCAGTGCGGTG GGTCGAGACACAGCAGCAATTGCTTCAAAACGAAACATGCATTCAACGATTCATCGAAATTGGGCCCCGTACCACTCTCTCCACTATGGCGAAAAGGTCCGCCAATATCCACTCAAACTCCCATCCTTCAGCTAGATTGTCAAACCCAGAATTCCTTTCGTATCATGGCAATCGATCAGAGGTCTTGTATCAGTACAAGTCCACTCAAGCATCCGAGTCGCGGTCTCAATGTCCCGCCAATTGCATCATTGAGAATTCCACGACCCCTAGTGCTCCGAGACACCCTCCGTCTAGCTCCAACGGTCCGCTGCTAAGTGCGGTTCCTACCGCAGATCTGTCTCTCCAGGCGAGTCATGTTATACTTTCTATCATTGCTCAGAAGCTTAGGCGTCGCTTCGATCAAGTTCCGGTAGAAAAGACCATTCGAGACCTCTCTAATG GCAAATCCACTCTTCAAAACGAATTGACTGGTGACCTTGTTGCCGAGTTCGGCCGAGTTCCGGAAGGCATCGAAGATAAGTCGTTATCCGCTCTGGGAGACTCACTGCAGGCACAGTTTAGTGGTGTCCCTGGCAAAACAATGTCTTTACTGATCTCCAGATTGGTATCGAGCAAGATGCCGGTGGGTTTTAATCAGAGAACCATCCAAGAATATCTGAACTCACGTTGGGGTCTTACAAAATCTCACGTCAGTATCCCGCTCTGTTTTTCGACAACTATGGAGCCTGTGAGTCGATTAGGAAGCGCCGATGAAGCGCGAAACTTTCTAGACGACTTGGTAAATAAATATGCGACCTACCAAGGTATATCGCTCGTGCCGTCGAACCTTACTCCTGACAGTCACGACTCTCATGGTCCAGCTGTCGTGGATATAGCTGGTCTGAATAACCTCAGCAAGCGACATTTGAAGCTCTATAGAGAACAATTTGATTCATTGGCAAAGTACCTCGATATTGAACCGTTTGCATCGCAGCAAGCTACCGCATATTCAACGGCGCGTACTTCCAGTCTGGAAGCAACAGTGGACTTACTGAAGGCGGAATTCGATGATAATTTCATCGAGGGTGTCCAGcctatttttaatataaaacaATTGCGCCAGTATGACTCCTGGTGGAACTGGTCTCGCGAGGAACTTGTACGGCTATTGAACGAAATTCATCAGGACCCTTCCAGCGCACATCATCCAGGGGTGAAAATCCGCATACAAGATCTGATGAATAAGTGGGAGCCTAGTTGTTCGGGTATTGTTCTCGCCCATCTAAACGGGCTACAAAGTCGGCTCAGCGGCCCATTCAATAAAATTCGACTTGTTCTGGAGCAGTTGATTGCCTTGGGCAACCAGGCTCTGTCGACAGACCCATTATTTGTCCACAATATTCCACCCATGGGTCCTCAAACAATCATCACTGAGAACGGTCGTCTTGCATATCGCGAGCACCCGCGGTCGATCGGCCATTATCCTGAAGCTGTGGCTTCGGGGCCAACTTGCGATGGCGATCACGCCGTAGCTCCATTCATTCACATCAAAACCAGATCTGACGGAGGAGACTGGAAATATAACTCCAGAACCACTAGTCTCTATCATTCTGTATTGGATGTGGGTGCCACGACTGGCTTTACCTTTGCTAACAAAACAGCCCTGGTAACGGGAGCTGGTCCCACCTCCATCGCAGCCAATATTATCCAAGGGCTATTGAGGGGCGGTGCTCGTATCATCGTCACAACGAGTCGGTCCATATCGCAGAGTGCAGTATTCTACCAGCAAATGTATCGCCAGTATGGGGCAAAGGGATCCTCCTTAGTGGTTTTGCCCTTGAACCAGGCGAGCAAGCAAGACTGCGAGAGGTTAGTGCAACATATTTATGGTGCTGACTCTCCAACCGATGGTGACTTGGATTATGTACTTCCATTCGCTGCTATCCCTCAATCTGGGGAACCGGACGGATTGGGGGGCCAGCAAGAACTTGCACTTAGAGCTATGCTTGTCAATATTCTACGCATTATTGGTTCTATTCGCCGAGAGAAAGAACGGCGGCGCATTGAGAATCGACCAACCATGGTTATTTTGCCGATGTCCTGTAATGAGGGTACATTTGGCAGTGATGGACTATATTCCGAGTCTAAAATAGGGTTGAAGGCCTTATTCAATCGGTTCTTCTCTGAAGGTTGGTCAAAGTATTTGACAGTATGTGGAGCGGTTATTGGATGGACAAGAGGCACTGCCATAATGCAATCTTCAAATGTTGTCGCGGAAGAAGTAGAGAAGTTGGGAGTTATGACTTTTACTCAGGCGGAGATGGCTTTTAATATTCTGGCCTTGATGACACCTGCACTGTCTTCTTTGGCCGAGGACGCACCGATTTACGCCGATTTAACGGGAGGGCTAGGTTCAATGTGGAACGTCAAATCGCATATTTCGGCGGCGCGAAAAGAAATATCTCATAAGCATCTGTTGCAAAAGGCGATAGCCGAAGAAAATGCTCGTGAAAAGGCTATGATGAGCAACGCATCTGAGACGAAGCCTGAGCAGGGGTTACCAACGAATACTCGACGGGCCAGACTAAGCATACCATTTCCACCACTATGTGACTTGGGCAGGGGCTACCCCAGTCTTGAAGGCATGATTGACCTTAGCCGCGTTACTGTGGTGGTAGGATACTCTGAACTAGGTCCATGGGGCAGTGCTCGCACGCGATGGGAGATTGAGCATCAGGGTGAATTTAGTCTTGAGGGCTACATTGAGATGGCGTGGATCATGGGTCTGATAAAGCACGTCGATGGGGAAGTTAAAGGCGAGCCCTATGTCGGGTGGGTGGATGCAGCGACAGGTTCGCCTATGCCGGACGACCAAGTGCCGCGAAAGTACCACCAACACATTATGGCCCACGCGGGTTTACGCGTGATTAAACCCACCGAGCATGATAGCTATGATCCATCACGCAAGGAGTTTCTACATGAGATCGCAGTAGAAGAAGCCCTGGCTCCGTTCGAGGCTTCAAAGTCTACTGCTGAAGCCTTGAAGTTACGGCATGGCGATAATGTCACTTTACTCCCCATTGCGGACTCCGATAACTATCAAGTATGCATTAAGAAAGGTGCTATTTTGATGGTACCCAAGGCTATTCCATTTGATCAAGTCGTCGCAGGAAGAATTCCCGATGGGTGGGATCCTGCTCGGTACGGGATCCCTGAGGACATTGTCCAACAAGTAGATACGACTACGTTATATGCACTCTGCTGTGTTTCGGATGCATTCCTATCGGCTGGGATCAAGGACCCCTACGAGATATACAAGCACATCCATGTTTCTGAGCTCGCCAACTGCCTTGGTTCTGGAGGTGGTCCAATGAAAGTTATTCAAACCATGTATCGTGACCGGTTTCTGGACCGCCAAATGAGAGGCGATATAATTCTCGAGCATTTTATGAATAGCATGGGAGCTTGGGTGAATATGCTACTTCTATCTGCTGCTGGCCCGCTTAAGACGCCGGTTGGTGCATGCGCTACAGCGATTGAATCTCTAGACATTGGGTGCGAAGCCATACAGTCCGGAAAATGCAAAATAGCCGTAGTTGGCGGCTGCGACGACTACGGCGAAGAGTTAGCATTCGAGTTTGCCAACATCAAAGCGACAGCCAACAGCACAGAAGAATTGGCTaaaggaagaagaccagCGGATATATCTCGCCCGACAGCCAGCTCACGGAGCGGGTTTGCAGAATCCTCAGGCTGCGGTGTACAAATTCTGATGAGCGCAGCACTTGCGATAGAAATGGGGCTGCCTATCTATGGGATTGTCGCCTATACTCATATGGCGAGCGACCAGACTGGCCGCTCTATTCCAGCACCGGGGAAAGGTATTCTGACGGCTGCTCGAGAGACCAGTCAGGCCAGACAATCACCTCTACTAGATCTGAAGTTCAGGCGCGCAGCTTTCGACACAGAGATTTCTGATGTTTTCAGAACCACGAATGCGCAATGGGACCTTGCTGGCCTAAATGTGAATAATACTATCAAAGGACGTATCCGTGATACCCAAAACCGCTGGGGGAACAATATCCGTCAATCAGAGCCAGGAATGTCCCCAATTCGAGCTAGCTTAGCCACTTGGGGGCTCACAATTGATGATATCAACATTGTTTCCATGCACGGGACctccaccaaagccaacgAAGTCAACGAGGGAGACGTCATCAACACCCAAATGGAGCACCTCGGCCGCCGAAAGGGGAGTCCGCTTCTCTCTGTCTGCCAGAAATCTCTAACAGGACATCCAAAGGCAGGCGCTGGTGCCTGGCAACTCAACGGCTGTCTTCAGATACTGCAAGACAATATCGTCCCTGGAAACCGCAACGCTGATAACATCGACAGCCAGCTGCGGCAATTCGAGCACCTACTCTACCCAGTGCAATCCATGAAAGTGGCAGAAGTCAGGGCAACCCTGCTCACATCATTTGGCTTCGGCCAAAAGGGTGCCATGAGTATCATAGTTTCACCGAAATATCTGTTTGCAGCGCTCCCCGCATCTGAATATCAAAGCTATCGCGCCCAGGTCACAAAACGACAGCGGTCAGCAATTCCAACTTTTGTTTCTCgcataataaagaatagcGTCGTGCAGGTTAAGAGCCATCCACCATGGCATGACCCGGAAGCCATGCGAGATTTCTTCCTCGATCCCACCGGCCGCGTTGTGGACGGACAAATATCGCACAAACCTGAAACACCCTACATGGCCGAAAATGCCGCGGGTGCTTCTACGTCAGTATCGGACACGCTGCAGGAAATGCTCGAAGCAACAAacaggtcttcttcttctccggcaaCATCCGTCGGTGTCGACATTGAGGATATTAGTAATGTCAACATCGAGAACACACAGTTCATTGATCGCAATTTCACCCAGGCAGAGCGTGAATACTGCTCCCAGTCAGCCAACCCTCAAGCCTCCTTTGCTGGACGTTGGAGCGCAAAGGAAGCTGTTTTCAAGAGCCTTCAGACTGCGtcggctggtgctggtgctccGATGAATGAAATCGAGATTCTCAATGAGCAAGGTATCCCGAAAGTCGTG CTCCATGGTCACGCCCAAGAAGTTGCGGACTCAAACGGGATCACCAACATCGAGGTCACGATTAGCCACGGCGATAATACAGCGATTGCTGTCGCTTTGGCCAGCAAGAAGAATTatagtacggagtag
- a CDS encoding SRR1 family protein (COG:S;~EggNog:ENOG410PS4G;~InterPro:IPR012942;~PFAM:PF07985;~antiSMASH:Cluster_3.11), whose product MDCLPLQTSPGLPLPKLPPSPPADLPTSQEKDRDSMGLTILDDFSDDDTLSKIHTKLEHLAHIYNSGKPLFPRHLLADLNTQIDQGNEEVHIDDLDDVSHTYSLKVPAWCADFATTYRIGYSSIQNLTCIHPSFPEISLRDNSPVSICYTSSADFYPRAPLDEVERKYAQSVERWEESETCRTLVASLEKLKASGALGRSIRKIVGFGLGSLSFLEDEYHCARAHAQHAAVRTMAKALKASLGARGMNGNGNGCLEFTTNGNGNRDRDLNGGSGKDSGMEVDGDEVRCYAQDPAYNDVDQALLRSIGIEPLDDPKGFLEIDEDTLVFSVSPNVPVKQVVADVQWPGAMIWNTVSLEEKEARWEKKMRDGEEFWVVPFTTDPDSQRVRNMAQHYTSVPLHDSDEYLGDLAIYVR is encoded by the exons ATGGACTGTCTCCCACTCCAAACGTCCCCGGGCCTCCCTCTACCAAAACTGCCCCCATCACCCCCAGCAGACCTACCAACTTCACAAGAGAAAGACAGAGACAGCATGGGTCTCACCATCCTTGACGATTtcagcgacgacgacacTCTCTCCAAAATCCACACAAAACTCGAGCACCTCGCGCACATCTACAACTCGGGAAAACCCCTATTCCcccgccatcttcttgcCGATTTAAATACGCAGATTGACCAGGGAAATGAGGAAGTCCACATTGATGACCTGGATGATGTGAGCCATACGTACAGCCTGAAGGTTCCAGCTTGGTGTGCGGATTTTGC CACAACCTACCGTATTGGCTACAGCAGCATCCAAAATCTCACATGCATCCACCCGTCTTTTCCCGAAATAAGCCTGCGCGACAACAGTCCCGTCTCTATCTGCTATACCTCGTCGGCAGATTTCTACCCCAGGGCTCCACTCGACGAAGTTGAGCGCAAATACGCGCAAAGCGTGGAGAGATGGGAAGAGAGCGAGACGTGCCGGACGCTCGTGGCAAGtttggagaagttgaaggcCAGTGGCGCACTGGGTAGGTCTATTAGGAAGATTGTGGGATTTGGGCTGGGGAGTCTGAGCTTTTTGGAGGATGAGTATCATTGTGCCAGAGCGCATGCGCAGCATGCGGCTGTTCGGACGATGGCTAAAGCTTTGAAAGCGAGTCTTGGAGCGAGGGGGATGAATGGAAATGGCAATGGGTGTTTGGAATTCACGACAAATGGGAACGGCAACAGAGACAGGGATCTAAATGGTGGTAGTGGCAAGGATTCagggatggaggtggatggcGACGAGGTCAGATGCTACGCACAGGATCCAGCTTACAATGATGTCGACCAGGCACTACTCCGGAGTATTGGGATTGAGCCGCTTGATGACCCAAAAGGGTTTCTGGAAATTGATGAAGACACCCTCGTTTTCAGTGTCAGTCCCAATGTGCCCGTCAAGCAGGTTGTCGCAGATGTACAGTGGCCTGGGGCGATGATTTGGAATACGGTCAgcttggaagagaaggaagcgcggtgggagaagaaaatgCGCGACGGGGAGGAATTTTGGGTTGT GCCGTTTACAACTGATCCGGATTCGCAGCGGGTGAGGAATATGGCGCAGCATTACACAAGCGTACCTCTGCACGACTCTGACGAGTATCTCGGTGATTTGGCTATTTACGTCAGATGA
- a CDS encoding A4/G1 family peptidase (COG:S;~EggNog:ENOG410Q2YD;~InterPro:IPR038656,IPR000250,IPR013320;~MEROPS:MER0001321;~PFAM:PF01828;~SECRETED:SignalP(1-20);~antiSMASH:Cluster_3.11;~go_function: GO:0004190 - aspartic-type endopeptidase activity [Evidence IEA];~go_process: GO:0006508 - proteolysis [Evidence IEA]): MKMKLELTFLTTTLLGTALSLPQQASNLTSRIQRRLDRQSHPLAPLDGGHSGPLAGFRTSDNAAVVYSNNWAGAARDQPPPGGPYTAVSATFTVPKPTGGPGPMQAGSAWVGIDGDTYNAAILQAGVDFYYENGKISNDAWFEWFPDYAYDFNIKINTGDVVVTKVESFSPSEGVAIIENQTTGQKATQKIEAPKPEATLGGQNAEWIVEDFQNGDSVVPFADFGEITFTGCEARAQNGNVVGLNGAKIIELKQGDKVKTEVTVHGEKTLTVKSKL, translated from the coding sequence atgaaaatgaagctcgAACTTACATTCCTAACAACAACTCTTCTGGGCAcggccctctccctcccacaGCAGGCTTCAAACCTGACCTCGCGGATCCAACGTCGCCTCGACCGACAGTCTCACCCCCTCGCCCCTCTCGACGGCGGCCACTCCGGCCCCTTGGCTGGCTTCCGAACTAGCGATAATGCTGCTGTCGTCTACAGCAACAACTGGGCCGGTGCAGCACGCGACCAACCACCCCCAGGAGGACCCTACACCGCCGTCAGCGCGACATTCACGGTACCAAAGCCCACAGGCGGACCGGGACCAATGCAGGCCGGATCTGCGTGGGTGGGGATAGACGGGGACACATACAACGCAGCTATCTTGCAAGCCGGCGTGGACTTCTACTATGAGAACGGGAAGATTTCAAATGATGCCTGGTTCGAGTGGTTCCCCGACTATGCGTATGACTTCAACATCAAAATAAACACAGGAGATGTGGTTGTGACTAAGGTGGAGTCGTTTTCCCCGAGCGAGGGTGTGGCTATTATTGAGAACCAGACCACGGGGCAGAAGGCCACGCAGAAGATCGAGGCGCCCAAGCCTGAGGCAACACTTGGAGGGCAGAATGCAGAGTGGATTGTTGAAGATTTTCAAAATGGGGATTCGGTTGTCCCGTTTGCAGACTTTGGGGAAATAACTTTTACTGGATGTGAGGCGCGAGCACAAAACGGGAATGTGGTTGGATTGAATGGAGCGAAGATCATCGAGTTGAAGCAGGGTGACAAGGTCAAGACGGAGGTTACAGTGCACGGTGAGAAAACGCTTACTGTTAAGAGTAAGCTGTGA
- a CDS encoding hemerythrin domain-containing protein (COG:S;~EggNog:ENOG410PP6I;~InterPro:IPR012312;~PFAM:PF01814;~antiSMASH:Cluster_3.11): MDAPLSPADFRIYNRLASQMEQIHNGFRNTWTQLKQACPLDSQAQPNSYPATDGDDEDASNDEIIMLGLSFCEGLSMHHSIEERFIFPLLAARMPEFGTSGILAEQHELIHDGLVKLRGYLNRCEREGEEEALDRSEVRRFMEAFEQLLWEHLDGEVAVLAGENMRRFWSLEEVRRFPM; this comes from the exons aTGGACGCGCCGCTCTCACCAGCCGACTTCCGCATTTACAACCGCCTCGCCTCGCAAATGGAGCAAATT CACAACGGATTCCGGAACACATGGACCCAACTCAAACAAGCTTGCCCCCTAGATTCCCAAGCCCAACCCAACTCATATCCTGCAACAGatggtgacgatgaagacgcctCAAATGACGAAATAATTATGCTGGGCCTATCCTTCTGTGAAGGTCTATCAATGCACCACTCGATCGAAGAGCGGTTCATCTTCCCGCTTCTTGCGGCGCGGATGCCCGAGTTTGGGACATCGGGCATTTTAGCCGAGCAGCATGAACTTATTCATGATGGGCTTGTGAAGCTGCGTGGGTATTTGAATAGGTGTGAGagggagggtgaggaggaggcgttGGATAGGAGTGAGGTTAGGAGGTTCATGGAGGCGTTTGAGCAGCTGCTTTGGGAACATCTAGATGGGGAGGTGGCGGTCTTGGCTGGGGAGAATATGAGACGCTTTTGGAGTTTAGAGGAGGTGAGAAGATTTCCTATGTAA
- the erg9 gene encoding bifunctional farnesyl-diphosphate farnesyltransferase/squalene synthase (BUSCO:EOG09262HA6;~COG:I;~EggNog:ENOG410PFJU;~InterPro:IPR019845,IPR008949,IPR006449,IPR002060, IPR033904;~PFAM:PF00494;~TransMembrane:1 (o418-443i);~antiSMASH:Cluster_3.11;~go_component: GO:0016021 - integral component of membrane [Evidence IEA];~go_function: GO:0004310 - farnesyl-diphosphate farnesyltransferase activity [Evidence IEA];~go_function: GO:0016740 - transferase activity [Evidence IEA];~go_function: GO:0016765 - transferase activity, transferring alkyl or aryl (other than methyl) groups [Evidence IEA];~go_function: GO:0051996 - squalene synthase activity [Evidence IEA];~go_process: GO:0008610 - lipid biosynthetic process [Evidence IEA];~go_process: GO:0009058 - biosynthetic process [Evidence IEA]) — protein sequence MGIGSIIYFAFHPSELRSIVQWKVWHNPVHERNEKDETETQKACFKFLDLTSRSFSAVIKELHPELLLPVCVFYLVLRGLDTIEDDTSIPLETKEPLLRNFKDFLEQDGWTFEGNRPEEKDRELLVQFHNVITEFKNMKPAYQVIIKDITDKMGNGMADYARKAATEDASVKTVEEYDLYCYYVAGLVGEGLTRLFVEAEFGNPALMKRTRLHKSMGLFLQKTNIIRDIREDGDDGRRFWPKSIWSKHVDNFEDLFKPEHREAALNCNSEMVLNALEHAEECLFYLAGLREQSVFNFCAIPQSMAIATLELCFRNPAMFERNIKITKGDACQLMTESTQNLRVLCDVFRRYVRKIHKKNTPKDPNFLKISIVCGQIEKFIETIFPSQDAEAAQRRVAGTVTEAEAEKARQDAETRKDVMFMMGLMLTICIIVSLIMIFTAWMLGARFDLAWQELRSGNFAAPKPSVEHSEL from the exons ATGGGTATTGGAAGCATCATCTATTTCGCCTTTCACCCATCCGAATTGAGGTCAATCGTTCAATG GAAAGTCTGGCATAACCCCGTTCATGAACGcaacgagaaggatgagacGGAGACACAAAAGGCGTGCTTCAAGTTCCTAGACTTGACAAGCCGGAGTTTCAGTGCTGTGATCAAAGAACTGCATCCAgagttgctgctgccggttTGCGTCTTTTATCTGGTGCTTCGTGGACTGGATACTATCGAGGATGACACCTCTATCCCCCTTGAAACCAAGGAGCCTCTGCTGCGCAACTTCAAAGACTTCTTAGAACAAGATGGTTGGACCTTTGAGGGAAACCGCCCTGAGGAGAAGGACCGTGAACTGCTGGTTCAGTTTCACAATGTCATTACTGAGTTCAAGAACATGAAGCCCGCCTACCAAGTTATCATCAAGGACATCACCGATAAAATGGGTAACGGCATGGCCGATTATGCACGCAAAGCTGCCACGGAGGACGCAAGTGTCAAGACTGTTGAGGAGTACGACCTTTACTGCTATTATGTAGCTGGCTTGGTGGGAGAAGGTCTGACTCGCCTCTTTGTGGAAGCAGAGTTTGGCAACCCTGCCTTGATGAAGCGTACCCGTCTCCATAAGTCTATgggtctcttcctccagaagACCAACATTATCCGCGATATTCGCGAAGACGGAGATGATGGTCGGCGGTTTTGGCCCAAGTCTATCTGGTCTAAGCACGTTGACAACTTTGAGGATCTTTTCAAACCTGAACACCGAGAAGCCGCCCTGAACTGCAACTCTGAGATGGTCCTAAACGCATTGGAGCATGCCGAGGAATGTCTCTTCTACCTCGCCGGCCTGCGCGAGCAAAGTGTATTCAACTTCTGTGCTATCCCTCAGTCTATGGCAATTGCTACATTGGAACTTTGTTTCCGCAACCCTGCCATGTTTGAGCGGAACATCAAGATTACCAAGGGAGATGCTTGCCAGCTCATGACCGAGTCAACACAAAATCTTCGTGTCCTCTGCGATGTCTTCCGCCGCTATGTTCGTAAGATCCACAAGAAGAACACTCCTAAGGACCCCAACTTCCTCAAAATAAGCATTGTTTGCGGACAG ATCGAGAAATTTATCGAGACCATTTTCCCTTCGCAGGATGCGGAAGCTGCTCAACGCCGTGTTGCAGGCACGGTGAcagaggctgaggctgagaaggctcGGCAGGATGCCGAGACACGCAAGGATGTCATGTTCATGATGGGACTGATGCTTACAATCTGTATAATAGTCTCACTTATTATG ATTTTTACTGCTTGGATGCTTGGAGCTCGCTTCGACCTCGCATGGCAAGAGTTGAGGAGCGGCAATTTCGCAGCCCCGAAACCTTCCGTGGAGCACAGCGAGCTTTAA